In one Nocardioides sp. NBC_00368 genomic region, the following are encoded:
- a CDS encoding MSCRAMM family protein, with product MPRARKPRFFKKLAALCATALVVTTLVSSGASASHPEASLAGSNFEIDVDANLKVDDPSPSTDWAGVNEIRATDKVNGTGDNSYAGGVKEDTSCPSEVTDSIPPNKSDLLSFHVYREAGTGSHPGFLNLAWSRVSDPSGTTLMDFEFNQSSTKCASGPNVVRTAGDLLIEYAIDQGGSRADITARRWTGSAWGPTTDLDVPSATCGGAPCAAGTINSSTIPAADSDGLITSGSKQARTFGEAQIDLRLMFQPDKCASFGSAMLKSRSSDSFTSQLKDFVAPVGINLQNCGQVIIRKQTQPHEDPNSTDFGYTKSFSTDPSSANTFTLRDDGVKDYGKTVLFGSGYTVVEDVIPTNWAFVSVNCDASTGVTPSIDGATVTFAIDSDADVLDCTYTNRLQLGALKILKNSTKDGAVANAGAVFTYDGTSVTDNGTGDEDPDIGEVCVSGLALGDYDVTETSPPPGYADAPGGAQTVTVVTGTNCTDNQPAGAAVATFTNAPLADIQVNFRDGGSGETSLTSLTCENTGTTPDTGTASGWDDTVTHEGIAIDPSPRTITCTIVIDP from the coding sequence ATGCCTCGCGCCCGTAAGCCGAGGTTCTTCAAGAAGTTGGCGGCGCTGTGCGCCACCGCCCTCGTCGTCACGACACTGGTCTCCTCCGGCGCCTCGGCTTCCCATCCCGAGGCCAGCCTCGCCGGCAGCAACTTCGAGATCGACGTCGACGCCAACCTCAAGGTCGACGACCCATCGCCTTCCACCGACTGGGCGGGCGTCAACGAGATCCGCGCGACCGACAAGGTCAACGGCACCGGAGACAACTCCTACGCCGGCGGCGTCAAGGAGGACACCTCGTGTCCGAGCGAGGTGACCGACTCGATCCCGCCGAACAAGAGCGACCTGCTGAGCTTCCACGTCTACCGGGAGGCCGGCACCGGGTCACACCCCGGATTCCTGAACCTCGCCTGGAGCCGCGTCAGCGACCCGAGCGGCACCACGTTGATGGACTTCGAGTTCAACCAGTCCAGCACCAAGTGCGCCTCCGGCCCCAACGTCGTCCGCACCGCCGGTGACCTGCTCATCGAGTACGCCATCGACCAAGGTGGCTCCCGGGCCGACATCACCGCTCGCCGGTGGACCGGCTCCGCCTGGGGTCCCACGACCGACCTGGACGTGCCCTCCGCCACGTGCGGCGGTGCTCCCTGCGCGGCCGGCACGATCAACTCCTCGACCATCCCGGCCGCCGACTCCGACGGGCTGATCACCTCCGGGTCGAAGCAGGCACGGACCTTCGGTGAGGCGCAGATCGACCTGCGGCTCATGTTCCAGCCCGACAAGTGCGCCTCGTTCGGCAGCGCCATGCTGAAGAGCCGCTCCTCGGACTCCTTCACCTCACAGCTGAAGGACTTCGTGGCACCGGTCGGGATCAACCTGCAGAACTGCGGCCAGGTCATCATCCGCAAGCAGACGCAGCCGCACGAGGACCCGAACTCGACCGACTTCGGCTACACGAAGTCGTTCAGCACCGATCCCAGCTCGGCGAACACGTTCACGCTCAGGGACGACGGGGTCAAGGACTACGGCAAGACCGTTCTCTTCGGCAGCGGCTACACGGTCGTCGAGGACGTGATCCCGACGAACTGGGCCTTCGTCAGTGTGAACTGCGACGCCAGTACCGGGGTCACGCCGAGCATCGACGGCGCGACCGTGACCTTCGCGATCGACAGCGACGCCGACGTACTCGACTGCACCTACACCAACCGGCTCCAGCTCGGAGCGCTGAAGATCCTGAAGAACAGCACCAAGGACGGAGCGGTCGCCAACGCCGGCGCGGTCTTCACCTACGACGGCACCAGCGTGACCGACAACGGCACCGGTGACGAGGATCCCGACATCGGCGAGGTCTGCGTCTCCGGCCTCGCGCTCGGCGACTACGACGTCACCGAGACGTCGCCGCCGCCCGGCTACGCCGACGCCCCCGGCGGTGCGCAGACCGTCACCGTGGTCACCGGCACCAACTGCACCGACAACCAGCCGGCCGGTGCGGCGGTCGCGACGTTCACCAACGCGCCGCTCGCCGACATCCAGGTCAACTTCCGTGACGGCGGCTCCGGCGAGACCAGCCTGACGTCGCTGACCTGCGAGAACACCGGCACCACGCCGGACACCGGCACAGCAAGCGGCTGGGACGACACGGTCACCCACGAAGGCATCGCGATCGACCCGTCGCCGCGGACGATCACCTGCACCATCGTGATCGATCCCTGA
- a CDS encoding FdhF/YdeP family oxidoreductase, giving the protein MKRDADGAYSVEDAVDALSVTEPKTWAAGVPAVRKAIEYSLTQTSVRRTALTLLNLNQAGGMDCPGCAWPEPGHRHKNEYCENGAKHIADEATSRRVTREFFARHSVEELDGRSDYWLNQQGRLTEPMVKRPGATHYEPISWEDAFRTIGAELNGLDSPDEAMFYVSGRLNNEAAFLLQLFARVYGTNNLPDCSNMCHESSGSALNETLGIGKGSVQLEDIYNADLVFVVGQNPGTNHPRMLSALEETKQRGGRVIAVNTLPEAGLMRFKNPQKARGVVGRGTEIADQFLQIRPGGDLALFQMLNRRLLETDQEAGGGVLDWEYIAEYTTGFYAFAEHARTITWKEALEATGLTREEIEAVHEQVLASRSVIVCWAMGLTQHKHGVPTIREVVNFLMLRGNIGKPGAGVCPVRGHSNVQGDRTMGIWEKMPDSFLDALGAEFGFNPPRRHGYDSVDGVRAMRDGRAKVFMGVAGNFVRAISDSDVAEAALRKCRLTVQVSTKLNRSHTVVGETALILPTLGRSDIDVQASGEQFVTVEDSMSAVHATRGKLPPASESLLSEVAIVSRLAKATIGDRHGIRWADFEADYARVRDRIARVVPGFEDFNERIKDPKGFVLPNPVNSGVYRTPSGKAVFTRNDLTWLEAPPGHLILQTLRSHDQWNTIPYAMDDRYRGIHHARRIVMVNPADIAELGLADGDRVDIVSVWEDGVERRAPGFTLVAYPASRGSAASYYPETNVLVPLDSVAEGSNTPTSKGVVVRLEGAGAESG; this is encoded by the coding sequence GTGAAGCGAGACGCGGACGGCGCGTACTCCGTGGAAGATGCGGTGGACGCGCTCAGCGTCACCGAGCCGAAGACGTGGGCCGCCGGAGTGCCGGCGGTGCGGAAGGCGATCGAGTACTCGCTGACGCAGACGTCGGTGCGGCGTACGGCGTTGACGTTGCTGAACCTCAACCAGGCCGGCGGGATGGACTGCCCGGGCTGCGCCTGGCCGGAGCCCGGGCACCGGCACAAGAACGAGTACTGCGAGAACGGTGCCAAGCACATCGCGGACGAGGCGACCTCGCGCCGGGTGACGCGCGAGTTCTTCGCGCGGCACTCGGTCGAGGAGCTCGACGGGAGGTCGGACTACTGGCTCAACCAGCAGGGCCGGCTGACCGAGCCGATGGTCAAGCGGCCCGGGGCGACCCACTACGAGCCGATCAGCTGGGAGGACGCGTTCCGCACCATCGGTGCGGAGCTCAACGGCCTGGACTCTCCCGACGAGGCGATGTTCTACGTCTCGGGCAGGCTCAACAACGAGGCCGCCTTCCTGCTGCAGCTCTTCGCCCGGGTGTACGGCACCAACAACCTGCCGGACTGCTCGAACATGTGCCACGAGTCGAGCGGTTCGGCGCTGAACGAGACGCTCGGGATCGGCAAGGGCAGCGTCCAGCTCGAGGACATCTACAACGCGGACCTGGTGTTCGTGGTCGGGCAGAACCCGGGCACGAACCATCCGCGGATGTTGTCGGCGCTGGAGGAGACCAAGCAGCGCGGTGGCAGGGTGATCGCGGTGAACACGCTGCCCGAGGCGGGCCTGATGCGGTTCAAGAACCCGCAGAAGGCTCGCGGCGTGGTCGGCCGCGGCACCGAGATCGCGGACCAGTTCCTGCAGATCCGCCCGGGCGGTGACCTCGCGCTGTTCCAGATGCTCAACCGTCGTCTGCTCGAGACCGACCAGGAGGCCGGCGGCGGCGTGCTCGACTGGGAGTACATCGCGGAGTACACGACCGGGTTCTACGCCTTCGCCGAGCACGCCCGCACCATCACCTGGAAGGAGGCGCTCGAGGCCACCGGTCTGACCCGGGAGGAGATCGAGGCGGTCCACGAGCAGGTGCTGGCCAGCCGCTCGGTCATCGTCTGCTGGGCGATGGGGCTGACCCAGCACAAGCACGGGGTGCCGACGATCCGTGAGGTGGTCAACTTCCTCATGCTGCGCGGCAACATCGGCAAGCCCGGGGCGGGGGTCTGCCCGGTCCGCGGTCACTCGAACGTGCAGGGCGACCGGACGATGGGCATCTGGGAGAAGATGCCCGACTCCTTCCTCGACGCGCTGGGCGCCGAGTTCGGGTTCAACCCGCCGCGCAGGCACGGGTACGACTCGGTCGACGGTGTCCGCGCGATGCGGGACGGGAGGGCGAAGGTCTTCATGGGCGTCGCCGGCAACTTCGTGCGGGCGATCTCCGACAGCGACGTCGCCGAGGCCGCGCTGAGGAAGTGCCGGCTGACGGTCCAGGTCTCCACCAAGCTCAACCGCTCCCACACGGTGGTCGGCGAGACCGCCCTGATCCTGCCCACGCTGGGCCGCAGCGACATCGACGTCCAGGCCAGCGGCGAGCAGTTCGTCACCGTCGAGGACTCGATGAGCGCCGTGCACGCGACGCGGGGCAAGCTCCCGCCGGCCTCGGAGAGCCTGCTGAGCGAGGTCGCGATCGTCTCGCGTCTGGCGAAGGCCACGATCGGTGACCGTCACGGCATCCGCTGGGCGGACTTCGAGGCCGACTACGCCCGGGTCCGCGACCGGATCGCCCGGGTGGTGCCGGGCTTCGAGGACTTCAACGAGCGGATCAAGGACCCGAAGGGCTTCGTGCTACCGAACCCGGTCAACTCCGGGGTCTACCGCACCCCCAGCGGCAAGGCCGTCTTCACGCGCAACGACCTGACCTGGCTGGAGGCCCCGCCGGGTCATCTGATCCTGCAGACGCTGCGCTCCCACGACCAGTGGAACACGATCCCGTACGCGATGGACGACCGCTACCGCGGCATCCATCACGCGCGTCGCATCGTCATGGTCAACCCGGCCGACATCGCCGAGCTGGGTCTCGCCGACGGTGACCGTGTCGACATCGTCAGCGTGTGGGAGGACGGGGTGGAGCGGCGGGCACCAGGGTTCACCCTGGTCGCCTATCCGGCGAGCCGGGGGTCGGCGGCTTCGTACTATCCGGAGACGAACGTCCTGGTGCCGCTCGACAGCGTCGCGGAGGGCAGCAACACCCCGACGTCGAAGGGGGTCGTGGTTCGCCTCGAGGGCGCCGGAGCGGAGTCGGGCTGA
- a CDS encoding alpha/beta fold hydrolase, translating to MTRAIVEQSRVIHGYRRAYRIGGEGSAILFIHGIGDSSRTWDEVLPLFAQNHLVIAPDLLGHGDSDKPRADYSIGGFANGMRDLLAVLDVERVTLVGHSLGGGVAMQLAYQYPHLVERIVLVSNGGSGRGVSAWLRLASLPLAPELLTLLRLPFSRTGFSASLALLRRLDHDLGVDATDLARIFDALPDARSRQAFARTLRAVVDWHGQVVTMLDRSYLVEDIPTLMVWGDRDGVVPFRHAGQARLAMPYASLDVFHGAGHFPFRSDPGRFVMTVEQFIRSTAPATWDHDAWQKRLRTGPEPEPDASRHRTMP from the coding sequence ATGACGCGGGCGATCGTGGAGCAGTCGCGGGTGATCCACGGCTACAGGCGGGCCTACCGCATCGGCGGAGAGGGCTCCGCGATCTTGTTCATCCACGGGATCGGCGACAGCTCACGGACGTGGGACGAGGTGCTGCCCCTGTTCGCCCAGAACCACCTCGTCATCGCCCCCGACCTCCTCGGGCACGGTGACTCCGACAAGCCGCGCGCCGACTACTCGATCGGCGGGTTCGCCAACGGCATGCGCGACCTCCTGGCCGTGCTGGACGTGGAGCGGGTCACCCTGGTCGGCCACTCGCTGGGCGGAGGCGTCGCGATGCAGCTCGCCTACCAGTACCCCCATCTGGTCGAGCGGATCGTGCTGGTCTCCAACGGCGGCTCCGGGCGGGGTGTCTCGGCCTGGCTGCGCCTCGCGAGCCTGCCGCTTGCGCCGGAGCTGCTCACGCTGTTGCGGCTGCCGTTCTCACGGACCGGGTTCTCCGCCTCCCTCGCTCTGCTCCGCCGCCTGGATCACGACCTCGGCGTCGACGCCACCGACCTGGCCCGGATCTTCGACGCACTGCCCGACGCCCGCTCCCGCCAGGCCTTCGCCCGGACGCTGCGCGCGGTCGTCGACTGGCACGGCCAGGTCGTCACGATGCTCGACCGCAGCTACCTGGTCGAGGACATCCCCACGCTGATGGTCTGGGGCGACCGCGACGGAGTCGTCCCCTTCCGACATGCCGGGCAGGCGCGGCTGGCGATGCCGTACGCATCCCTCGACGTGTTCCACGGCGCCGGCCACTTCCCGTTCCGGTCCGACCCCGGGCGCTTCGTGATGACCGTGGAGCAGTTCATACGCAGCACCGCACCCGCCACATGGGACCACGATGCGTGGCAGAAGCGCCTGCGCACGGGACCGGAGCCGGAACCCGATGCGTCACGGCATCGAACGATGCCGTGA
- a CDS encoding hemolysin family protein, with amino-acid sequence MDSQTFLALGLVLVFVLVGGVFAATELALVSLRESQLAAMERQGSRGARVAEVARNPNRFLAAVQIGVTVAGFLSAAYGGSTIAPDVAPYLERLGMGEALAETTALIVLTLFIAYLSLVLGELVPKRLALQKAAGISLAVAPVLDRFASVMRPVIWLLSVSTDAVVRLLGGDPKASAEEVSEEELREMVSTNRDLEEDERRILRDVFATTETTLKEVMRPRGDVTFMPSSMPLPEAAEAVRDLPYSRYPVTGEGFDDILGFLHVRDLLGVDATDQRTIRDVCRPVLALPGSKRVIPSIATMREGGTHLAMVVDEYGGTDGIVTLEDLVEEMIGDIQDEYDHGEARIRDYGDLSRVDGAMTIEDFADTTGIELEDGGYETVAGYLISRLGHIPQVGEVLALPGVTLEVAARNGNRVTEIALHPEATPPAPE; translated from the coding sequence ATGGACAGCCAGACATTCCTCGCGCTCGGGCTGGTGCTGGTCTTCGTGCTGGTCGGCGGCGTCTTCGCCGCGACCGAGCTGGCGCTCGTGTCCCTGCGGGAGAGCCAGCTGGCGGCGATGGAGAGGCAGGGGTCTCGTGGAGCGAGGGTGGCAGAGGTCGCGCGCAACCCCAACCGCTTCCTGGCCGCGGTGCAGATCGGTGTCACCGTCGCGGGCTTCCTCTCCGCGGCCTACGGCGGCTCGACGATCGCTCCGGACGTCGCGCCCTACCTCGAGCGCCTCGGCATGGGGGAGGCGCTCGCCGAGACCACGGCGCTGATCGTGCTGACCCTGTTCATCGCCTACCTCTCCCTGGTGCTGGGCGAGCTGGTGCCCAAGCGGCTGGCGCTGCAGAAGGCCGCCGGCATCTCGCTGGCCGTCGCGCCCGTGCTGGACCGGTTCGCCAGCGTGATGCGACCGGTGATCTGGCTGCTGTCGGTCTCCACCGACGCCGTCGTACGCCTGCTCGGGGGTGACCCCAAGGCCTCGGCCGAGGAGGTCTCGGAGGAGGAGCTGCGCGAGATGGTCTCGACCAACCGGGACCTCGAGGAGGACGAGCGCCGGATCCTCCGTGACGTCTTCGCCACCACCGAGACGACGTTGAAGGAGGTGATGCGCCCACGCGGCGACGTCACCTTCATGCCGTCCTCGATGCCGCTTCCCGAGGCAGCCGAGGCGGTCCGCGACCTGCCCTACTCCCGCTACCCGGTCACCGGTGAGGGCTTCGACGACATCCTCGGGTTCCTGCACGTACGCGACCTGCTCGGTGTCGACGCGACCGACCAGCGCACGATCCGCGACGTCTGCCGTCCGGTGCTCGCCCTGCCCGGGAGCAAGCGGGTGATCCCGTCGATCGCGACCATGCGCGAGGGTGGCACCCACCTGGCGATGGTCGTCGACGAGTACGGCGGCACCGACGGCATCGTGACCCTGGAGGACCTCGTCGAGGAGATGATCGGCGACATCCAGGACGAGTACGACCACGGCGAGGCGCGCATCCGTGACTACGGCGACCTGTCCCGGGTCGACGGAGCGATGACCATCGAGGACTTCGCGGACACCACCGGCATCGAGCTCGAAGACGGCGGCTACGAGACGGTCGCGGGCTACCTCATCTCGCGGCTGGGCCACATCCCGCAGGTCGGCGAGGTGCTGGCTCTTCCGGGCGTCACCCTGGAGGTGGCCGCCCGGAACGGCAACCGGGTCACCGAGATCGCGCTGCACCCCGAGGCGACACCTCCGGCACCGGAGTGA
- a CDS encoding 2-hydroxyacid dehydrogenase: MNRRILQVGPLKPSLAATLTDRYDALVLPEDDTRAAFLDEHGPSIGAAVTTGRTGVPADLMAQLPALGAVINFGVGYDTTDVEAAAARGVLVANTPDVLTDCVADTAIGLAIDTLRRLSAADRFVRRGDWPQVVTYPLARKVSGKRVGILGLGRIGRAIATRFEAFGCPVSYHSRHEVPGSPYPYAASPAELAADVDILVLATSGGSGTQHLVDRSVLEALGPEGYLVNIARGSVVDQDALVELLLEGGIAGAGLDVFADEPTVPAELMSLDNVVLLPHLASGTVETRAAMEQLTLDNLDRWLAEGTVLTPVPEVSPRGAARSR, translated from the coding sequence GTGAACCGCCGCATCCTCCAGGTAGGACCGCTCAAGCCGTCGCTGGCCGCCACGCTCACCGACCGCTACGACGCCCTGGTGCTGCCCGAGGACGACACCCGGGCCGCGTTCCTCGACGAGCACGGCCCCTCGATCGGTGCCGCGGTGACCACCGGGCGCACCGGCGTACCGGCCGACCTGATGGCGCAGCTGCCCGCGCTCGGCGCCGTCATCAACTTCGGGGTCGGCTACGACACCACCGACGTCGAGGCCGCGGCCGCGCGCGGCGTGCTGGTCGCCAACACCCCGGACGTGCTGACCGACTGCGTGGCCGACACCGCGATCGGTCTCGCCATCGACACCCTGCGCCGGCTCAGCGCCGCCGACCGGTTCGTACGCCGCGGCGACTGGCCGCAGGTCGTCACCTATCCGCTGGCTCGAAAGGTCTCGGGCAAGCGGGTCGGCATCCTCGGCCTGGGCCGGATCGGCCGGGCGATCGCGACCCGTTTCGAGGCGTTCGGCTGCCCGGTCTCCTACCACTCCCGCCACGAGGTGCCCGGCTCTCCCTACCCCTACGCCGCCTCCCCCGCCGAGCTCGCCGCCGACGTCGACATCCTGGTGCTCGCCACCTCCGGCGGCAGCGGTACGCAGCACCTCGTCGACCGTTCGGTGCTCGAGGCGCTCGGGCCCGAGGGCTACCTCGTCAACATCGCGCGCGGCTCGGTGGTGGACCAGGACGCGCTGGTCGAGCTGCTGCTCGAGGGCGGCATCGCCGGTGCCGGGCTGGATGTCTTCGCCGACGAGCCCACGGTGCCCGCGGAGCTGATGAGCCTGGACAACGTGGTGCTCCTCCCCCACCTGGCCAGCGGCACCGTCGAGACGCGTGCCGCCATGGAGCAGCTGACCCTGGACAACCTCGACCGCTGGCTCGCCGAGGGGACCGTCCTCACTCCGGTGCCGGAGGTGTCGCCTCGGGGTGCAGCGCGATCTCGGTGA